One segment of Thermus tengchongensis DNA contains the following:
- the ilvD gene encoding dihydroxy-acid dehydratase: MRSDRIKKGLQQAPARAMLRAVGVGDEDFQRPFVGVVNTFTDGMPCNYHLRQLALDLKAGLKEAGVFPFEFGAPAISDGISMGTPGMRASLVSREVIADSVELVAQGYLYDGMVVLSACDKTIPGGAMGVIRSGIPGMVLYGGTIAPGEWQGRKLTIVEVFEAVGQRAAGRITDEELLEIERRAIPGPGACGGQYTANTMAMALEALGLSPVGYNAIPAVHPEKAKATREAGRILAEAIERDWKPKDFLTRRSFLNAIAAVAATGGSTNAVLHLLALAKEAGVELSLDDFDRVSRNTPVIADLRPWGTYTAWELYEAGGTALVFRNLLEAGLLYGEEKTLTGRTLAEEVERAYRESPGQQVVFPVEQALKPHGGLVVLRGNLAPRGAVLKLAGTERTYFEGPARVFDSEEAAMEKVLKGEIRPGDVVVIRYVGPKGAPGMPEMLSVTSAIVGEGLGPEVALLTDGRFSGGTRGLMIGHIAPEAFVGGPIALLEEGDRVRIDVENRLLEVLLSEEELRKRQERWQPRPPAFRHGLFARYAALVEQADQGAVLKDPKA; encoded by the coding sequence ATGAGATCCGACCGCATCAAAAAGGGATTGCAGCAGGCCCCCGCCCGCGCCATGCTCCGGGCGGTGGGGGTAGGGGACGAGGATTTCCAGAGGCCCTTTGTGGGGGTGGTGAACACCTTCACCGACGGGATGCCCTGCAACTACCACCTCCGCCAGCTGGCCCTAGACCTGAAGGCGGGGCTCAAGGAGGCCGGGGTCTTCCCCTTTGAGTTCGGGGCCCCCGCCATCTCCGACGGCATCAGCATGGGCACCCCCGGGATGCGGGCGAGCCTTGTAAGCCGCGAGGTCATCGCCGACAGCGTGGAACTGGTGGCCCAGGGCTACCTCTACGACGGGATGGTGGTCCTCTCCGCCTGCGACAAAACCATCCCCGGCGGGGCCATGGGGGTGATCCGGAGCGGGATTCCGGGGATGGTCCTCTACGGGGGGACCATCGCCCCCGGGGAGTGGCAAGGCAGGAAGCTCACCATTGTGGAGGTCTTCGAGGCCGTGGGGCAGCGGGCGGCGGGGAGGATCACGGACGAGGAGCTCCTAGAGATCGAGCGCCGGGCCATCCCCGGCCCCGGGGCCTGCGGCGGCCAGTACACCGCCAACACCATGGCCATGGCCCTCGAGGCCCTGGGCCTCTCCCCCGTGGGCTACAACGCCATCCCCGCCGTGCACCCGGAAAAGGCCAAGGCCACCCGGGAAGCGGGGCGCATCCTGGCCGAGGCCATTGAACGGGACTGGAAGCCCAAGGACTTCCTCACGCGGAGGAGCTTCCTCAACGCCATCGCCGCCGTGGCCGCCACCGGCGGGAGCACCAACGCCGTGCTCCACCTCCTGGCCCTGGCCAAGGAGGCGGGGGTGGAGCTCTCCTTGGACGACTTTGACCGGGTGTCCCGCAACACCCCAGTCATCGCCGACCTCCGCCCTTGGGGCACCTACACCGCCTGGGAGCTCTACGAGGCAGGGGGCACCGCCTTGGTCTTCCGAAACCTCCTGGAAGCAGGGCTTCTTTATGGGGAGGAAAAGACCCTCACCGGCAGGACCCTGGCCGAGGAGGTGGAACGGGCCTACCGGGAAAGCCCAGGCCAGCAGGTGGTCTTCCCCGTGGAGCAGGCCCTCAAGCCCCACGGGGGGCTGGTGGTGCTTAGGGGCAACCTGGCCCCCAGGGGAGCGGTCTTGAAGCTGGCCGGCACCGAGCGCACCTACTTTGAGGGGCCGGCCCGGGTCTTTGACTCCGAGGAGGCGGCCATGGAGAAGGTGCTCAAGGGGGAGATCCGCCCCGGGGACGTGGTGGTGATCCGCTACGTGGGCCCCAAGGGCGCCCCCGGGATGCCCGAGATGCTCTCCGTCACCAGCGCCATCGTGGGGGAGGGCCTGGGCCCCGAAGTGGCCCTCCTCACCGACGGCCGCTTCTCCGGGGGCACCCGGGGCCTCATGATCGGCCACATCGCCCCCGAGGCCTTCGTGGGCGGGCCCATCGCCCTCCTGGAGGAGGGGGACCGGGTGCGGATCGACGTGGAAAACCGGCTTCTGGAGGTCCTCCTTTCCGAGGAGGAACTGCGGAAGCGGCAGGAACGTTGGCAACCCCGTCCTCCGGCGTTCCGCCACGGCCTCTTTGCCCGCTACGCCGCCCTGGTGGAGCAGGCGGACCAGGGAGCGGTGCTGAAGGACCCCAAGGCCTAG
- a CDS encoding apolipoprotein A1/A4/E family protein: MTTEERLYKLEGIVEGVMATLPERVTALETRMDLLRQEIKAELVALRQEFKDDMAVLRQDLKGDMAALEGRLKEEMATLRQELKGDMASLRQEFKGDMASLRQELKAVMGALEGRLGEQMASLRQELKGDVASLRQELKGDINTALNRLMLYFSALAVILALLTLWR, encoded by the coding sequence ATGACCACGGAGGAGCGCCTCTACAAGTTGGAAGGAATTGTGGAAGGGGTGATGGCCACCCTCCCTGAACGGGTTACCGCTTTGGAAACCCGCATGGATCTTTTGCGCCAGGAGATCAAGGCGGAACTTGTGGCCCTACGCCAGGAGTTCAAGGATGACATGGCGGTTTTACGCCAAGACCTCAAGGGGGACATGGCGGCCCTCGAGGGGCGCCTTAAGGAGGAGATGGCCACCCTTCGCCAGGAGCTCAAGGGGGACATGGCTTCTTTACGCCAGGAGTTTAAAGGGGACATGGCTTCCTTACGCCAGGAGCTCAAGGCGGTGATGGGGGCTTTGGAGGGGCGTCTTGGGGAGCAGATGGCGTCCTTGCGGCAAGAGCTCAAGGGGGATGTGGCTTCCCTGCGCCAGGAGCTAAAGGGGGACATCAACACCGCCCTAAACCGCCTCATGCTCTACTTCAGTGCCCTGGCGGTGATCCTGGCCCTCCTCACCCTTTGGCGCTAG
- the leuB gene encoding 3-isopropylmalate dehydrogenase, giving the protein MKLAVLPGDGIGPEVTEAALKVLQALDEAHGLGLVYEVYPFGGAAIDRFGEPFPEVTRKGVEGAEAVLLGSVGGPKWDNLPRKIRPETGLLALRKSQDLFANLRPAKVFPGLERLSPLKEEVARGVDLLIVRELTGGIYFGEPRGMSEAEAWNTERYSRPEVERVAKVAFEAARKRRKHVVSVDKANVLEVGEFWRKTVEEVHQGYPEVALEHQYVDAMAMHLVKNPGRFDVVVTGNLFGDILSDLASVLPGSLGLLPSASLGRGTPVFEPVHGSAPDIAGKGIANPTAAILSAAMMLEHAFGLVELARRVEDAVAQALLEAPPPDLGGSAGTEAFTQEVLRHLK; this is encoded by the coding sequence ATGAAGCTGGCGGTCCTGCCGGGAGACGGCATCGGCCCCGAGGTGACCGAGGCCGCCCTAAAGGTGCTCCAGGCCCTGGACGAGGCCCACGGCTTGGGCCTCGTCTACGAGGTCTACCCCTTCGGCGGGGCGGCCATCGACCGGTTCGGCGAGCCCTTCCCCGAGGTTACCCGCAAGGGGGTGGAAGGGGCGGAGGCGGTGCTCCTGGGGAGCGTGGGGGGGCCCAAGTGGGACAACCTTCCCCGCAAGATCCGCCCGGAAACCGGGCTTCTCGCTTTAAGGAAAAGCCAGGACCTCTTCGCCAACCTGCGCCCCGCCAAGGTCTTCCCCGGCCTGGAAAGGCTTTCCCCTTTGAAGGAGGAAGTGGCCCGGGGGGTGGACTTGCTCATCGTGCGGGAGCTCACCGGGGGCATCTATTTCGGGGAGCCCCGGGGGATGTCGGAGGCCGAGGCCTGGAACACCGAACGCTACTCCCGCCCTGAGGTGGAGCGGGTGGCTAAGGTAGCCTTTGAAGCGGCCAGGAAGCGTAGGAAGCACGTGGTGAGCGTGGACAAGGCCAACGTCTTGGAGGTGGGGGAGTTCTGGCGCAAGACGGTGGAGGAGGTCCACCAAGGCTACCCCGAGGTGGCCCTGGAGCACCAGTACGTGGACGCCATGGCCATGCACCTGGTGAAGAACCCGGGGCGCTTCGACGTGGTGGTCACGGGGAACCTCTTCGGGGACATCCTCTCCGATCTGGCCTCGGTGCTTCCCGGCTCCTTGGGGCTTCTCCCCTCCGCCTCCTTGGGGCGGGGCACCCCGGTTTTTGAACCGGTGCACGGCTCCGCCCCGGATATCGCCGGGAAAGGCATCGCCAACCCCACCGCCGCCATCCTCTCGGCGGCCATGATGCTGGAGCACGCCTTCGGCCTGGTGGAGCTGGCAAGGAGGGTGGAGGACGCCGTGGCCCAGGCCCTCCTGGAGGCCCCCCCGCCGGACCTGGGGGGCAGTGCGGGGACGGAGGCCTTCACCCAGGAGGTGCTCCGCCATCTAAAATAG
- a CDS encoding c-type cytochrome, producing MKRSLLPLFLLLGLGAALAQGAGGLWTRTCAVCHGEKAQGDRSYPGLQGVAPFFATPEGRRYLVLVVLYGKKGEAGLMPGFAQLKDEELAALLNHLKALLQAKGDSFTPEEIRQGRGLNLTPDAVKRPGKP from the coding sequence ATGAAGCGGTCCTTGCTCCCGCTTTTCCTCTTGTTGGGCCTGGGGGCGGCCCTGGCCCAGGGGGCGGGGGGGCTTTGGACCAGGACCTGCGCCGTCTGCCATGGGGAGAAGGCCCAGGGCGACCGGTCTTACCCGGGACTCCAAGGGGTGGCCCCCTTCTTCGCCACCCCGGAGGGCCGGCGGTACCTGGTCCTGGTGGTCCTCTACGGCAAGAAGGGGGAGGCCGGGCTCATGCCCGGCTTTGCCCAGCTCAAGGACGAGGAGCTTGCTGCCCTATTGAACCACCTGAAGGCCCTTCTCCAGGCCAAGGGAGATTCCTTCACCCCGGAGGAGATACGCCAGGGGCGGGGCCTGAACCTCACCCCCGATGCGGTCAAGCGGCCCGGGAAACCCTAG
- a CDS encoding Uma2 family endonuclease yields the protein MTRHKISLEEFHRMVEAGVFPEDLRLELVEGELLEKSPIGKRHAAKVARLTALLAPLVPEKAILFVQSPLVVGESELYPDLALLPPRPDFYEERLPEGKDALLVVEVSDTSLRHDLGVKVPLYAQGGVPEVWVVDLEGRRVLVHREPKEGGYKEVRALGPGESLSFMGVGIPVEVLL from the coding sequence GTGACCCGCCACAAGATCTCCCTGGAGGAGTTCCACCGCATGGTGGAAGCCGGGGTCTTCCCCGAGGACCTGAGGCTGGAGCTGGTGGAAGGAGAACTTTTGGAGAAGAGCCCCATCGGCAAGCGCCATGCGGCCAAAGTGGCCCGGCTCACCGCCCTCCTCGCCCCCCTGGTCCCAGAAAAGGCCATTCTCTTTGTGCAAAGCCCCTTGGTGGTGGGGGAGTCGGAGCTCTACCCCGACCTCGCCCTCCTGCCACCCCGGCCCGACTTCTACGAGGAAAGGCTACCGGAAGGGAAAGACGCCCTTTTGGTGGTGGAGGTCTCCGACACCTCCCTCCGCCACGACCTGGGGGTGAAGGTGCCCCTCTACGCCCAGGGGGGCGTGCCCGAGGTCTGGGTGGTGGACCTGGAAGGCAGGCGGGTTCTGGTGCATAGGGAGCCCAAGGAGGGAGGCTACAAGGAGGTGAGGGCCCTAGGGCCGGGCGAGTCCCTGAGCTTTATGGGGGTGGGGATCCCCGTGGAGGTCCTGCTATGA
- the trpS gene encoding tryptophan--tRNA ligase: MTRVLSGIQPSGEIHIGNYLGAIKQWVELGERLGREAFFCIVDYHALTNPLAYDPATLARRTFEAALVNMAAGLNPEKVTLFVQSHVPEHTELSWVFTTLTPLGDLTRMTQFKDKAAKQEAVWSGLLMYPVLQAADILIYKADTVPVGEDQVQHIELTREIARRFNALFGETFPEPKALLNPEAPRVPGIDGKAKMSKSLGNTIGLLEDERSIWEKIRHLPDDPQRIRLSDPGDPERTIVFTYLSYFAPKELVAALKEEYRKAGIGTLVVKRILFEELMKTLRPIRERAEELKKDPDYVMDALLEGAKRARAVAAATMEEVREKVGLLLPTKRPVFR, from the coding sequence ATGACGCGGGTTCTCTCCGGCATCCAGCCCTCGGGGGAGATCCACATCGGCAACTACCTGGGGGCCATCAAGCAGTGGGTGGAGCTGGGGGAGAGGTTGGGGCGGGAGGCTTTCTTCTGCATCGTGGACTACCACGCCCTCACCAACCCCCTGGCCTACGACCCCGCCACCCTGGCCCGGCGCACCTTTGAGGCGGCCCTGGTGAACATGGCCGCTGGCCTCAACCCGGAAAAGGTGACCCTCTTCGTCCAGTCCCACGTGCCCGAGCACACCGAGCTCTCCTGGGTCTTCACCACCCTCACCCCCCTGGGGGACCTCACCCGCATGACCCAGTTCAAGGACAAGGCGGCCAAGCAGGAGGCGGTCTGGTCAGGCCTCCTCATGTACCCCGTGCTCCAGGCGGCGGACATCCTCATCTACAAGGCGGACACCGTCCCCGTGGGGGAGGACCAGGTACAGCACATCGAGCTCACCCGGGAGATCGCAAGGCGCTTCAACGCCCTCTTCGGGGAAACCTTCCCCGAGCCAAAGGCCCTCCTGAACCCCGAGGCCCCCAGGGTGCCGGGCATCGACGGCAAGGCCAAGATGAGCAAGTCCCTGGGGAACACCATCGGGCTTCTGGAGGACGAAAGGAGCATCTGGGAAAAGATCCGCCACCTCCCTGACGACCCCCAGAGGATCCGCCTTTCCGACCCCGGGGACCCGGAGCGCACCATCGTCTTCACCTACCTCTCCTACTTCGCCCCCAAGGAGCTGGTGGCGGCCCTGAAGGAAGAGTACCGCAAGGCGGGCATCGGCACCCTGGTGGTGAAGCGGATCCTCTTTGAGGAACTGATGAAGACCCTGCGCCCCATCCGCGAGCGGGCAGAGGAGCTCAAGAAGGACCCCGACTACGTGATGGACGCCCTCCTGGAAGGGGCCAAGCGGGCACGGGCGGTGGCGGCGGCCACCATGGAGGAGGTGCGGGAGAAGGTGGGGCTCCTTCTCCCCACGAAGCGCCCGGTATTCCGGTGA
- a CDS encoding type II secretion system protein encodes MRNAKGFTLIELLIVIAIIGILAAVLVPNLLNARRTATQRAAEAHGQNVYKVVSAYLAEDPQRAATDITDTNCADGFTAGSFSVGNAPAGVSCTYNATGPDAFTITVGAPGGFSKTFP; translated from the coding sequence ATGCGGAACGCAAAAGGCTTCACCCTGATTGAGCTCCTGATCGTCATCGCCATCATCGGCATCCTGGCGGCGGTGCTGGTGCCCAACTTGCTCAACGCGAGGCGCACAGCTACCCAGCGGGCAGCCGAAGCACATGGCCAGAACGTATACAAGGTTGTGTCAGCTTACCTGGCTGAGGATCCTCAAAGGGCAGCTACTGACATTACCGATACAAACTGCGCTGATGGTTTTACCGCCGGAAGCTTCAGTGTGGGCAATGCTCCTGCCGGCGTTTCGTGTACATATAACGCCACCGGACCTGACGCATTTACCATAACAGTTGGGGCTCCTGGTGGCTTCAGCAAAACGTTCCCCTAA
- a CDS encoding chromosome segregation protein ScpA has protein sequence MIRLEFPGFAGTPVELREALRRGRLSPKGLPVLLVVEQALAQVPEDLRARAELLPLLAELLVLKLSPERALTPKEEGEEAPIVRVLVDLSETVAFLEERLKRRARLLPVAPPPVPRPALRLSPKALKEAARPFRKAVLALPREGFGLKEAWERLKGFLRGRVAFHRLPLRGWGERAVGFAALLEAHRLGLVRLCQEEPFGPLWVEAEGVLEERLA, from the coding sequence GTGATTCGGCTGGAGTTTCCCGGGTTTGCCGGCACCCCGGTGGAGCTCCGGGAGGCCCTGAGGCGGGGTAGGCTTTCCCCCAAAGGGCTTCCCGTCCTCCTGGTGGTGGAGCAGGCCCTGGCCCAGGTGCCGGAGGACCTTCGGGCCCGGGCAGAGCTTCTTCCCCTCCTGGCCGAGCTTTTGGTGCTGAAGCTTTCCCCGGAACGGGCCCTCACCCCCAAGGAGGAGGGGGAGGAGGCCCCCATCGTGCGGGTGCTGGTGGACCTTTCCGAAACCGTGGCCTTTCTGGAGGAGCGCCTCAAGCGGCGGGCCCGGCTCCTTCCCGTGGCCCCGCCCCCGGTGCCCCGGCCCGCCCTGCGCCTTTCCCCCAAGGCGCTCAAGGAGGCTGCCCGGCCCTTCCGCAAGGCGGTGCTGGCCCTGCCCCGGGAGGGCTTCGGCCTAAAGGAGGCCTGGGAGCGGTTGAAGGGCTTCCTGAGGGGGCGGGTGGCCTTCCACCGCCTGCCCCTGCGGGGCTGGGGGGAAAGGGCGGTGGGCTTCGCGGCGCTTTTGGAGGCACACCGGTTGGGCCTGGTGCGGCTATGCCAGGAAGAGCCCTTCGGCCCCCTTTGGGTGGAGGCGGAAGGGGTTTTGGAGGAGCGGCTGGCCTAA
- a CDS encoding DUF433 domain-containing protein, which produces MTSWREWIASDPGVLGGKPVVRGTRLSVAFLLGLLAQGWSREEILANYPQLPPEGLQAALAFAQEVLEEERLFALSR; this is translated from the coding sequence ATGACATCTTGGCGGGAGTGGATCGCCTCCGACCCTGGGGTGCTGGGCGGTAAGCCCGTGGTCCGAGGCACGCGCCTTTCGGTGGCTTTCCTCCTGGGCCTCCTTGCCCAGGGATGGAGCCGGGAGGAGATCCTCGCCAACTACCCCCAACTCCCACCGGAAGGGCTCCAGGCCGCTTTAGCCTTCGCCCAAGAGGTCCTGGAGGAGGAAAGGCTCTTTGCGCTTTCTCGCTGA
- the leuC gene encoding 3-isopropylmalate dehydratase large subunit, whose product MGKTLYEKVWEAHEVRKLRSGQSQLFIDLHLLHEVTSPQAFGMLKDLGLKVRYPHRTFATVDHIVPTHDRTEPFQDPLAQSMLEALRQNTKEHGITFFDLGSGNQGIVHVIGPQLGLTQPGMTIACGDSHTSTHGAFGAVAFGIGTSQVRDVLATQTLAASRLKVRRINVEGKLAPGVYAKDVILHIIRHLGVKGGLGYAYEYGGSAVEAMDMESRMTLCNMSIEGGARIGYVNPDETTFAYLEGRPYSPKGAEWEEAKRRWKSFASDPDAHYDDVVTFRAEEIPPTVTWGINPGQAVPIDGRIPLLEELPEEERPVAEEALAYMGLKPGQPIKGVPIQVAFIGSCTNARLSDLREVARFLKGHKVKKGVRALVVPGSEWVAQKAEEEGIAEVFREAGFEWRNPGCSMCLAMNPDRLQGDELAASSSNRNYKGRMGSPRGRTVLMSPLMVAAAAVTGEIADAREVFGILAR is encoded by the coding sequence ATGGGAAAAACGCTTTACGAAAAAGTCTGGGAAGCGCACGAGGTAAGGAAGCTCCGAAGCGGGCAAAGCCAGCTTTTCATCGACCTGCACCTCCTCCACGAGGTAACGAGCCCCCAGGCTTTCGGGATGCTGAAGGACCTGGGGCTCAAGGTGCGCTACCCCCACCGCACCTTCGCCACCGTGGACCACATCGTCCCCACCCACGACCGCACCGAGCCCTTCCAGGATCCTCTGGCCCAGAGCATGCTGGAAGCCCTCCGGCAGAACACCAAGGAGCACGGGATCACCTTCTTTGACCTGGGAAGCGGGAACCAGGGGATCGTGCACGTGATCGGCCCCCAGCTGGGCCTCACCCAGCCCGGCATGACCATCGCCTGCGGGGATTCCCACACCTCCACCCACGGGGCCTTCGGGGCGGTGGCCTTCGGCATCGGCACCAGCCAGGTGCGGGACGTGCTCGCCACCCAGACCCTGGCCGCCAGCCGGCTCAAGGTGCGGCGCATCAACGTGGAGGGGAAGCTCGCCCCCGGGGTCTACGCCAAGGACGTGATCCTGCACATCATCCGCCACCTGGGGGTGAAGGGGGGGTTGGGCTACGCCTATGAGTACGGGGGAAGCGCCGTGGAGGCCATGGACATGGAAAGCCGCATGACCCTTTGCAACATGTCCATCGAGGGCGGGGCCCGCATCGGCTACGTGAACCCCGACGAGACCACCTTCGCCTACCTGGAAGGCCGCCCCTATAGCCCCAAGGGGGCGGAGTGGGAGGAGGCCAAAAGGCGCTGGAAAAGTTTCGCCTCCGATCCCGACGCCCATTATGACGACGTGGTCACCTTCCGGGCCGAGGAGATCCCCCCCACGGTCACCTGGGGCATCAACCCCGGGCAGGCGGTGCCCATTGACGGTAGGATCCCCCTCCTGGAGGAGCTTCCCGAGGAAGAGCGCCCCGTGGCGGAAGAGGCCTTGGCCTACATGGGCCTGAAGCCCGGCCAGCCCATCAAGGGGGTGCCCATCCAGGTGGCCTTCATTGGGAGCTGCACCAACGCTAGGCTTTCGGACCTCCGGGAGGTGGCCCGCTTCCTGAAGGGCCACAAGGTCAAGAAGGGGGTTAGGGCCCTGGTGGTGCCGGGCTCGGAGTGGGTGGCCCAGAAGGCCGAGGAGGAGGGCATCGCCGAAGTCTTCCGCGAGGCGGGGTTTGAGTGGCGGAACCCGGGGTGCTCCATGTGCCTGGCCATGAACCCGGACCGCCTGCAAGGGGACGAACTGGCCGCCAGCTCCTCCAACCGCAACTACAAGGGGCGCATGGGAAGCCCCAGGGGGCGCACGGTCCTCATGAGCCCCCTGATGGTGGCGGCGGCGGCGGTGACGGGCGAGATCGCGGACGCCCGCGAGGTGTTTGGCATCTTGGCGCGCTAG
- a CDS encoding SDR family NAD(P)-dependent oxidoreductase: protein MRKTLILTGASRGIGKALALELAKAGYHLVLNARSEKPLLEVLEAVRALGIRAEAVAGSAGKAEVAEALVKKAEALGSFYGYIHNAGVLHPGPLVYEIAEPLFLEVLEANLLAGYQLARFAYPRLRAQGEGLAVYVGSGAAESNLPGIGAYAVAKAAEEHLAKQLAAEVPEVSCFVYRPGVVETEMQRQAREAQGSAAPVLHRVFRGYKEEGHLLTPEQAAQALVRLLPRARQFHGKIASWRDA, encoded by the coding sequence ATGAGAAAGACCCTGATCCTCACCGGGGCAAGCCGCGGGATTGGAAAGGCCCTGGCCCTGGAGCTGGCCAAGGCGGGCTACCACCTGGTGCTGAACGCCCGCTCGGAGAAGCCCTTGCTGGAGGTTCTGGAGGCGGTGCGGGCCTTAGGGATAAGGGCCGAGGCGGTGGCAGGAAGCGCAGGGAAGGCCGAGGTAGCCGAGGCCCTGGTCAAGAAGGCGGAAGCCCTGGGGAGCTTTTACGGGTACATCCACAACGCCGGGGTCCTGCACCCGGGGCCCTTGGTCTACGAGATCGCCGAGCCCCTCTTCCTGGAAGTGCTGGAGGCCAACCTTCTGGCGGGCTACCAGCTCGCCCGCTTCGCCTACCCCCGCCTGCGGGCCCAGGGGGAAGGTCTGGCGGTCTATGTGGGCTCCGGGGCGGCAGAGTCTAACCTCCCCGGCATCGGGGCCTACGCGGTGGCCAAGGCGGCGGAGGAGCACTTGGCCAAACAGCTTGCCGCCGAGGTGCCGGAAGTGAGCTGTTTCGTCTACCGCCCGGGGGTGGTGGAGACCGAGATGCAACGCCAGGCCCGGGAGGCCCAGGGGAGCGCTGCCCCCGTGCTCCACCGGGTTTTCAGAGGGTACAAGGAGGAGGGCCACCTCCTCACCCCGGAACAGGCCGCCCAGGCCCTGGTGCGCCTCCTGCCTAGGGCGCGCCAGTTCCACGGCAAGATCGCCTCTTGGAGGGACGCATGA
- a CDS encoding Uma2 family endonuclease, whose product MLRHRFTAEDFHRMHEAGILPEDARVELVRGEIFTMSPVGKRHMAAVKRLMDLLFPLQQARKALLQVQDPLRLSPENEPQPDLALLAYREDFYRDKVPEARDALLVVEVADTSLDYDLNVKVPLYARAGVPEVWVVDLARDRVHVFRRPAGEGYGEREALEEGELEVLGLKVPVKEVLP is encoded by the coding sequence ATGCTCCGCCACCGCTTCACCGCCGAGGACTTCCACCGCATGCACGAGGCCGGCATCCTCCCCGAGGACGCCCGGGTGGAACTGGTGAGGGGGGAGATCTTCACCATGAGTCCGGTGGGCAAGCGCCACATGGCGGCAGTCAAACGGCTTATGGATCTCCTTTTTCCCCTGCAGCAGGCGAGGAAAGCCCTTCTGCAGGTGCAAGATCCTCTGAGGCTTTCCCCGGAAAACGAGCCCCAGCCCGACCTCGCCCTCCTCGCCTACCGGGAAGACTTCTACCGCGACAAGGTGCCTGAGGCCCGGGATGCCCTCCTGGTGGTGGAGGTGGCGGACACCTCCTTGGACTACGACCTGAACGTCAAGGTGCCCCTCTACGCCCGGGCTGGGGTGCCGGAGGTCTGGGTGGTGGACCTGGCCCGGGACCGGGTGCACGTCTTCCGCAGGCCCGCCGGGGAGGGCTATGGGGAGCGGGAGGCCCTCGAGGAGGGCGAGCTGGAGGTGCTGGGGCTCAAGGTCCCGGTGAAGGAGGTCCTGCCGTGA
- the leuD gene encoding 3-isopropylmalate dehydratase small subunit, with product MLEKITLIRGRAVPLRGKDIDTDRIIPARFMKALTFEGLGQYLFYDERFDEGGNPKPHPLNDPRYRGATILLVEAGFGSGSSREHAPQAIKRAGFKALIGESFAEIFFGNATAIGLPCVTLAPEDLEVLFQAVEEDPALEVEVDLLAKEVRFGDRTAPLSIPEAAREALVEGLWDPIGELLEAGELLDEFDRRLPYPRRAE from the coding sequence ATGCTGGAAAAAATCACCCTCATTCGTGGCCGGGCAGTGCCCCTTAGGGGCAAGGACATCGACACCGACCGCATCATCCCCGCCCGCTTCATGAAGGCCCTCACCTTTGAGGGCTTGGGCCAGTACCTCTTCTACGACGAGCGCTTTGACGAAGGGGGCAACCCCAAGCCCCACCCCCTGAACGACCCCCGGTACCGAGGGGCCACCATCCTCCTGGTGGAGGCGGGGTTTGGCTCCGGCTCCAGCCGGGAACACGCCCCCCAGGCCATCAAGCGGGCCGGGTTCAAAGCCCTCATCGGGGAAAGCTTCGCGGAGATCTTCTTCGGCAACGCCACCGCCATCGGCCTCCCCTGCGTGACCCTGGCTCCGGAGGACCTGGAGGTGCTCTTCCAGGCGGTGGAGGAGGACCCGGCCCTCGAGGTGGAGGTGGACCTCCTGGCCAAAGAGGTGCGCTTCGGGGACCGCACCGCCCCCCTCTCCATCCCCGAGGCCGCTCGGGAAGCCCTGGTGGAAGGGCTTTGGGACCCCATCGGGGAGCTTTTGGAAGCCGGGGAGCTCCTGGACGAGTTTGACCGCAGGCTCCCCTACCCCAGGAGGGCGGAATGA
- a CDS encoding DUF5615 family PIN-like protein, which yields MRFLADENLPLASVHLLRNRGFVVLAVVETSPGIPDGEVWALAAKHDAVLLTLDLDFGQLYQSYSERPAGLVLFRLTPAHPEEPARLLLQVMAEGLVLEGHLTVLGRDKVRSRPWR from the coding sequence TTGCGCTTTCTCGCTGACGAGAACCTTCCCCTGGCCAGCGTACACTTGCTCCGCAACCGCGGCTTTGTGGTTCTTGCCGTGGTAGAAACCTCCCCTGGGATCCCCGACGGAGAAGTATGGGCGCTGGCAGCCAAGCACGACGCTGTCCTGCTCACCCTGGACCTGGACTTCGGACAGCTTTACCAATCCTACAGCGAAAGGCCGGCCGGGTTGGTCCTCTTCCGGCTGACGCCTGCCCACCCCGAGGAACCCGCCCGCCTGCTCCTCCAGGTTATGGCTGAGGGGTTAGTCTTGGAGGGACACCTCACCGTTCTTGGAAGGGATAAGGTGCGCTCGAGGCCCTGGCGCTGA